In Pectobacterium aroidearum, the following are encoded in one genomic region:
- the spy gene encoding ATP-independent periplasmic protein-refolding chaperone Spy, with the protein MRKLTAMLVASSLALGAAGIAHANEASKGPGPEHKMMMKEGREHRGMMGPDAMFKELNLTEAQKQQVKDIMKESREKMHKAMQDDRREMHSLIASDTFDTAKAQAQLDKADAEHKARMLNGLETKNKIYNVLTPEQKKQYNDNFEKRLTQPPRPDGKPVPAE; encoded by the coding sequence ATGCGTAAACTCACTGCAATGCTGGTTGCTTCTTCTTTGGCATTGGGCGCGGCAGGTATCGCGCATGCTAATGAAGCATCGAAAGGTCCTGGCCCGGAACACAAGATGATGATGAAAGAGGGTCGGGAGCATCGTGGCATGATGGGGCCGGATGCGATGTTTAAGGAGCTGAATTTGACAGAAGCGCAGAAGCAGCAAGTCAAAGACATCATGAAAGAGTCCCGCGAGAAAATGCACAAAGCGATGCAGGATGACCGTCGTGAAATGCATAGCCTGATCGCATCAGATACCTTTGATACCGCAAAAGCACAGGCGCAGTTGGATAAAGCCGACGCGGAGCACAAGGCCAGAATGCTTAACGGGCTGGAAACCAAGAACAAAATTTACAATGTTCTGACGCCAGAACAGAAGAAACAGTACAACGACAACTTTGAAAAACGACTGACTCAACCGCCAAGACCGGATGGTAAGCCTGTCCCTGCGGAATAA
- a CDS encoding TerC family protein: protein MHSIGTPWLWGSFAAIVIVMLAIDLLYQGRKGSTVMTFKQAAVWSIIWVTLSLLFNAGFWWYLDGTMGREVANAQSLAFLTGYLIEKALAVDNVFVWLMLFGYFAVPPQYQRRVLIYGVLGAIVLRTLMVFGGSWLVTQFQWLLYVFGAFLLFTGLKMALAKEDDGAIGDKPLVRWLRSRLRMTDSIENEKFFVRRNGILYATPLFLVLIMVEISDVIFAVDSIPAIFAVTTDPFIVLTSNLFAILGLRAMYFLLAGVAERFSLLKYGLAVILIFIGTKMMLIDIFHIPVAISLGVVASILIITMLINVWVNKRAEH from the coding sequence ATGCACTCCATCGGCACGCCGTGGTTATGGGGCAGCTTCGCTGCCATTGTTATAGTGATGCTGGCCATCGACCTGCTCTATCAAGGGCGCAAAGGGTCGACGGTAATGACGTTCAAACAGGCTGCCGTCTGGTCTATCATCTGGGTTACGCTCTCGCTGCTGTTCAACGCCGGTTTCTGGTGGTATCTGGACGGCACCATGGGCCGCGAAGTAGCCAACGCCCAGTCGCTGGCCTTCCTGACCGGTTATTTGATCGAGAAAGCGCTTGCCGTCGATAACGTCTTCGTCTGGCTGATGCTCTTCGGCTACTTCGCCGTTCCCCCGCAATACCAACGCCGCGTGCTGATCTACGGCGTGTTAGGCGCTATCGTCCTTAGAACGCTGATGGTGTTTGGCGGCAGTTGGCTGGTCACGCAATTCCAGTGGCTGCTCTACGTGTTCGGTGCGTTCCTGCTGTTCACCGGCCTTAAAATGGCGCTGGCGAAAGAAGATGACGGGGCGATCGGCGACAAACCGCTGGTACGCTGGCTGCGTAGCCGTTTGCGCATGACGGATAGCATTGAGAACGAAAAGTTCTTCGTCCGTCGTAACGGCATCTTGTATGCCACGCCGCTGTTTCTGGTGCTGATTATGGTTGAAATCAGCGACGTGATTTTCGCCGTAGACAGTATCCCGGCTATTTTTGCCGTCACAACCGATCCCTTTATCGTGCTGACGTCGAACCTGTTCGCCATTCTGGGACTGCGTGCGATGTACTTCCTGCTGGCTGGCGTAGCTGAACGCTTCTCGCTGTTGAAATATGGTTTGGCCGTCATCCTGATCTTTATTGGTACTAAGATGATGCTCATCGACATTTTCCATATTCCGGTGGCCATTTCTCTGGGCGTCGTTGCCAGTATTCTGATCATCACCATGCTGATCAACGTCTGGGTAAACAAACGCGCCGAGCATTAA
- a CDS encoding Gfo/Idh/MocA family protein: MIRFAIVGTSWITRQFVDAAHETGKLKLTAIYSRTAEKAQPFQADYMVDTRFDSLDAMAKSDLIDAVYLASPNSLHCEQALLFLSHGKHVICEKPLASNRYEVEQMIACARENQVVLFEAFKTASLPNFSVIQQALPKVGRLRKVVLNYCQYSSRYPRYLAGENPNTFNPAFSNGSIMDIGYYCLAFAVALWGEPCTTQASATLLESGVDAHGSVILNYGDFDVTINHSKVSHSTIPSEIQGEDGSLVIEKVSECHNVKFIPREGKQLDLSQPQHINSMLYEAEVFATLVSDSAINHAELARSRTVAGLLTEIRRQTGVVFPADAATPGNAE; this comes from the coding sequence ATGATTCGCTTCGCTATTGTAGGAACCAGTTGGATCACCCGTCAGTTTGTTGATGCCGCCCACGAAACCGGCAAGCTGAAGCTCACCGCCATCTATTCGCGCACGGCAGAAAAAGCGCAGCCGTTTCAGGCCGATTACATGGTGGATACGCGCTTTGATTCACTGGACGCCATGGCGAAATCCGATCTTATCGACGCCGTGTATCTGGCAAGCCCTAACTCACTGCATTGCGAACAGGCTCTGCTCTTCCTGAGCCACGGCAAGCATGTCATCTGTGAAAAACCGCTGGCTTCCAACCGCTATGAAGTCGAACAGATGATCGCCTGTGCCAGAGAAAATCAGGTCGTGCTCTTTGAAGCGTTCAAAACCGCCAGCCTGCCCAATTTTAGCGTGATCCAGCAGGCGCTGCCAAAAGTCGGCCGGCTGCGTAAAGTGGTGCTGAATTACTGCCAGTATTCCTCACGCTACCCGCGCTATCTGGCGGGCGAGAACCCGAATACGTTCAATCCGGCGTTCTCCAACGGTTCTATCATGGATATCGGCTACTACTGCTTAGCCTTCGCCGTGGCGCTGTGGGGAGAACCGTGCACCACGCAGGCCAGCGCGACGCTATTAGAAAGCGGCGTAGATGCACATGGCAGCGTCATCCTGAATTACGGCGATTTTGATGTGACCATTAACCATTCCAAAGTCAGCCACTCCACGATACCCAGTGAAATTCAGGGGGAAGACGGTTCGCTGGTGATTGAAAAAGTCTCCGAATGCCATAACGTGAAATTCATTCCGCGTGAAGGCAAGCAGTTGGATCTCAGCCAACCGCAGCATATCAACAGCATGCTGTACGAAGCCGAAGTCTTTGCCACGCTGGTAAGCGATAGCGCCATCAACCATGCAGAACTGGCACGATCGCGCACCGTCGCGGGGCTGCTGACAGAAATTCGCCGCCAAACCGGCGTCGTGTTTCCTGCCGATGCCGCCACGCCGGGAAACGCGGAGTAA
- a CDS encoding YgjV family protein, which translates to MTQYWIAQSVGVLAFLVGITMFFNRNDQKFKIQLSAYSAVIGLHFFLMGANAAGASALLNSARTLISLKTHNILVMFVFISLTLLFGLSGMHHAMELLPIAGTVASTWALFRTSGLTTRCVMWCSTACWVVHNIWLGSIGGSLIEGSFLVMNGFNIIRFWRMQQRGIDPFSVEKKA; encoded by the coding sequence ATGACACAGTATTGGATTGCCCAGTCTGTTGGTGTACTGGCATTTCTGGTCGGTATCACCATGTTTTTCAACCGTAACGATCAAAAATTCAAAATACAGCTATCGGCATACAGCGCCGTCATTGGTCTGCATTTTTTCCTGATGGGGGCAAATGCGGCAGGTGCCAGTGCATTGTTGAACTCGGCACGAACGCTAATCTCACTGAAAACACACAACATCCTCGTGATGTTTGTCTTTATCTCACTGACGCTGCTCTTTGGTTTATCGGGTATGCACCATGCGATGGAGCTGCTACCGATAGCGGGCACAGTTGCCAGTACCTGGGCGCTGTTCCGCACGTCTGGGTTGACGACGCGCTGCGTGATGTGGTGTTCAACAGCTTGCTGGGTGGTACACAATATCTGGTTGGGATCGATTGGTGGATCGCTGATCGAAGGCAGTTTCCTAGTGATGAACGGCTTTAACATCATCCGCTTCTGGCGTATGCAGCAGCGCGGCATCGATCCTTTTAGCGTGGAGAAGAAGGCGTAA
- the sstT gene encoding serine/threonine transporter SstT, protein METQHSRFLQYITHGSLVKQILLGLAAGIILASLSTQAALAAGLLGTLFVGALKAVAPILVLMLVMASVANHQQGQKTNIRPILFLYLIGTFSAALIAVVLSVLFPSTLALNAQAADITPPSGIVEVLKGLLMSVVANPIHALLNANYIGILVWAVGLGLAFRHGSASTKNLISDASHAVTAIVRVVIRFAPLGIFGLVASTLAETGFGALWGYAHLLMVLIGGMLLVALVINPLIVYWKIRSNPYPLVLRCLRESGVTAFFTRSSAANIPVNMELCRKLNLNEDSYSVAIPLGATINMAGAAITITVLALAAVHTLGIEVDIATALLLSVVASICACGASGVAGGSLLLIPLACSMFGISNDIAMQVVAVGFIIGVLQDSAETALNSSTDVIFTAAVCQAEDAKLAEKERLNLL, encoded by the coding sequence ATGGAAACTCAACACTCTCGTTTTTTGCAGTACATTACGCACGGCAGCCTGGTTAAACAGATTCTTCTGGGGCTCGCCGCCGGGATTATTCTGGCCTCGCTGTCCACACAGGCCGCGCTGGCTGCCGGTTTATTGGGAACGCTGTTCGTCGGCGCATTGAAAGCCGTCGCCCCCATTCTGGTTTTGATGCTGGTGATGGCATCGGTTGCCAATCATCAGCAAGGGCAAAAAACCAATATCCGCCCGATCCTGTTCCTCTACCTCATCGGCACCTTTTCTGCGGCGCTGATTGCCGTCGTACTTAGCGTCCTCTTCCCTTCCACGCTGGCGCTCAACGCGCAGGCCGCCGACATCACGCCACCATCAGGTATCGTCGAAGTATTAAAAGGCCTGTTGATGAGTGTTGTCGCTAACCCGATTCATGCTCTGCTCAATGCCAACTACATCGGTATTCTGGTCTGGGCTGTAGGTCTGGGGTTAGCTTTCCGCCACGGGTCAGCTTCCACAAAGAATCTGATCAGCGATGCATCTCATGCAGTAACGGCTATCGTGCGTGTCGTGATCCGCTTCGCACCGCTGGGGATCTTTGGTCTGGTCGCCTCAACATTGGCGGAAACCGGCTTCGGCGCATTGTGGGGCTACGCCCACCTGCTGATGGTGTTGATCGGCGGTATGTTGCTGGTTGCGCTGGTGATCAACCCGCTAATCGTCTACTGGAAGATTCGCAGCAACCCTTATCCGCTGGTGCTGCGCTGCTTGCGTGAGAGCGGCGTGACAGCCTTCTTTACCCGCAGCTCTGCCGCCAACATTCCGGTGAATATGGAACTATGCCGCAAACTGAACCTGAATGAAGATAGCTATTCCGTCGCCATTCCGCTGGGAGCCACCATCAATATGGCCGGTGCCGCGATTACCATTACGGTACTGGCGCTGGCAGCCGTTCATACACTAGGGATTGAAGTTGATATCGCTACCGCATTATTACTGAGCGTGGTGGCATCTATCTGTGCCTGTGGCGCATCCGGTGTGGCAGGCGGTTCGCTACTGCTGATCCCGCTGGCGTGCAGCATGTTCGGTATTTCCAACGATATCGCCATGCAGGTTGTTGCTGTTGGCTTCATCATCGGCGTCTTACAGGACTCCGCAGAAACGGCATTAAACTCATCAACAGACGTTATTTTCACTGCCGCTGTGTGTCAGGCAGAAGATGCTAAGCTGGCGGAAAAAGAGCGCCTGAATCTGCTGTAA
- the rlmG gene encoding 23S rRNA (guanine(1835)-N(2))-methyltransferase RlmG, translating to MSQLELETCNLTLVRYPQVAENSALQAWDAADEYLLRELSTMEIAPGPRLIFNDTFGALACGLQAQSPVSISDSYLSQLATRHNLELNGYDANAVTLLDSMADLPEAPALVVIKIPKTIALLEHQLRMLRKVVTPQTRIIAGAKARDIHTSTLQLFERVMGPTKTSLAWKKARLVHCEWAELKVSEQSLTTEWELDGYGYRIQNHANVYSRNGLDIGARFFMQHLPEQIDGKIIDLGCGNGVIGLAALKANPEATVGFFDESYMAVASSQVNVEVNCPQDVERCSFVVNHGLARVKRDTLQAVLCNPPFHQQQAVTDEIAWQMFMDARRCLQVGGELRIVGNRHLDYFHKLKRLFGNCETVASNTKFVILRAVKTGSSR from the coding sequence ATGAGCCAACTCGAATTGGAAACGTGCAACCTGACGTTGGTGCGTTACCCTCAGGTCGCCGAAAACTCGGCGCTACAGGCGTGGGATGCCGCAGATGAATACCTGCTGCGTGAGCTGTCCACGATGGAAATCGCGCCGGGGCCGCGTCTGATTTTCAATGATACGTTTGGTGCGCTGGCCTGTGGTTTGCAGGCGCAATCGCCCGTCAGTATCAGCGACTCTTATCTCAGCCAACTGGCAACGCGGCACAATCTGGAACTGAATGGCTATGATGCCAATGCGGTAACACTGCTAGATAGCATGGCGGATCTACCCGAAGCGCCTGCGCTGGTGGTGATTAAAATACCGAAAACGATCGCGCTGCTGGAACACCAGTTGAGAATGTTGCGTAAGGTCGTTACGCCGCAAACGCGTATCATCGCCGGCGCGAAAGCGCGCGATATTCATACCTCTACGCTGCAATTGTTTGAGCGCGTGATGGGCCCGACGAAAACCTCGCTGGCCTGGAAAAAGGCGCGTCTGGTTCACTGCGAGTGGGCGGAGCTAAAAGTCAGTGAGCAGTCACTTACTACCGAGTGGGAGCTGGATGGCTACGGCTATCGTATTCAAAACCACGCTAACGTGTATTCGCGTAATGGGTTGGACATCGGCGCACGTTTCTTTATGCAGCATTTGCCGGAACAGATAGACGGTAAGATCATTGATCTCGGCTGTGGCAACGGCGTCATTGGTCTGGCAGCGCTGAAAGCTAACCCCGAGGCCACCGTTGGCTTCTTTGATGAGTCCTATATGGCGGTGGCGTCGAGTCAGGTGAACGTTGAGGTCAACTGCCCACAGGATGTCGAGCGCTGTAGCTTCGTAGTGAACCACGGATTGGCTCGCGTTAAGCGTGATACGTTGCAAGCCGTATTGTGCAACCCGCCATTCCACCAACAACAAGCTGTGACGGATGAAATCGCCTGGCAGATGTTTATGGATGCCCGTCGCTGCCTTCAGGTTGGCGGAGAACTGCGCATTGTCGGGAATCGCCATCTGGATTATTTCCACAAGCTGAAGCGTCTGTTCGGCAACTGTGAAACCGTCGCCAGCAACACGAAGTTCGTCATACTGCGTGCGGTGAAAACGGGGTCGTCCCGCTAA
- a CDS encoding NADPH-dependent 2,4-dienoyl-CoA reductase, with translation MTAYPTLLSPLDLGFTTLKNRVVMGSMHTGLEEHPDGTERLAAFYRERAQGGVGLIVTGGIAPNAKGAVAKGGATLHDEAQLAHHQILTQAVHDAGGKIALQILHAGRYSYQPDPVAPSAIQAPINRFAPREMSTQDIVKTIDDFARCAALAQQAGYDGVEIMGSEGYLINQFLVTHTNHRDDEWGGDFQRRCRFALEIVRAVRERTGPDFILIYRLSMLDLIEEGSSWQEIVQLAQAIEQAGATLINTGIGWHEARIPTIATLVPRGAFGWVTQKLMGKVRIPLITTNRINDPDVAEKLLAEGCADMVSMARPFLADAELVAKAQSGRSDEINTCIGCNQACLDQIFAGKVTSCLVNPRACHETELPIHPARVGKRFAVVGAGPAGMAFAVNAAARGHQVTLFESSSYIGGQFNIAKQIPGKAEFYETLRYYRRQLELLGVTLRLSTQATPTDLLGFDDVILACGIVPRTPEIAGIDHPSVLSYLDVLRDKKPVGKRVAIIGAGGIGFDTAHYLLNKKIVPDGNHRLNPHPSQAGYGDFYAEWGIDTQLQHRGGLLPHQSDELPHPRDITLLQRKTGKPGENLGKTTGWIHRTTLLRHGVTLLGGVEYHHIDDEGLHIIHDQQMRCLPVDNIIICAGQEPNRKLYDPLLAAGCHVHLIGGADMAQELDARRAIDQATRLALTL, from the coding sequence ATGACTGCCTACCCTACGCTGCTTTCCCCGCTCGATCTTGGCTTCACGACGTTAAAGAACCGCGTGGTGATGGGATCCATGCATACCGGGCTGGAAGAACATCCGGACGGCACCGAAAGGCTGGCGGCATTTTACCGCGAGCGGGCGCAGGGCGGCGTTGGCCTGATTGTCACTGGCGGCATTGCGCCAAACGCCAAAGGTGCCGTTGCCAAAGGCGGAGCGACCCTGCATGACGAAGCGCAGCTCGCGCATCACCAGATTCTGACACAGGCGGTACACGACGCGGGCGGGAAAATCGCGCTGCAAATTCTCCACGCCGGACGCTACAGCTATCAGCCCGATCCGGTCGCGCCATCGGCGATTCAGGCACCGATTAACCGCTTTGCGCCACGGGAAATGAGTACGCAGGATATTGTAAAAACCATCGATGACTTTGCCCGTTGCGCCGCGCTGGCGCAGCAGGCGGGCTACGATGGCGTGGAAATTATGGGGTCGGAAGGCTACCTGATTAATCAGTTTCTGGTCACGCATACCAACCATCGTGATGACGAATGGGGCGGTGATTTTCAACGCCGCTGCCGCTTCGCGCTTGAGATTGTTCGCGCCGTGCGGGAGCGAACAGGGCCGGACTTCATCCTGATTTACCGTTTATCGATGCTCGATCTGATAGAAGAAGGCTCAAGCTGGCAAGAAATTGTGCAGCTGGCGCAGGCGATTGAACAGGCTGGTGCCACCCTCATTAATACCGGTATCGGCTGGCATGAAGCGCGTATTCCAACTATCGCCACGCTGGTGCCACGCGGCGCATTCGGCTGGGTCACGCAGAAGCTGATGGGGAAAGTTCGCATCCCGCTGATTACCACCAACCGCATCAACGATCCCGACGTGGCGGAAAAGCTGCTGGCCGAAGGCTGTGCCGACATGGTATCGATGGCACGCCCTTTTCTCGCCGATGCCGAGCTGGTGGCAAAAGCGCAGTCGGGGCGCAGCGATGAAATCAATACCTGCATCGGCTGTAATCAGGCCTGCCTCGATCAAATTTTTGCAGGCAAGGTCACGTCCTGTCTGGTCAACCCGCGCGCCTGCCACGAAACCGAGCTGCCTATCCACCCCGCCAGAGTTGGCAAACGCTTTGCGGTGGTCGGTGCCGGGCCTGCCGGTATGGCCTTTGCCGTTAACGCCGCTGCACGCGGCCATCAGGTTACGCTGTTTGAATCCTCTTCTTATATCGGCGGCCAGTTCAATATTGCCAAACAGATTCCCGGCAAAGCCGAATTTTATGAAACGCTGCGCTACTATCGTCGACAGCTAGAACTGCTCGGCGTCACGCTACGCCTGAGCACGCAGGCGACCCCCACCGATTTACTCGGTTTTGATGACGTGATTCTGGCCTGCGGCATCGTGCCACGGACTCCCGAGATTGCAGGTATCGATCATCCTAGCGTGCTGAGCTATCTGGACGTGCTGCGCGACAAAAAACCCGTCGGCAAGCGGGTCGCCATTATCGGCGCAGGCGGTATCGGTTTTGATACCGCGCACTATCTTCTGAATAAAAAGATCGTTCCTGACGGGAATCATCGCCTAAACCCCCACCCTTCTCAGGCAGGGTACGGCGACTTTTATGCGGAATGGGGCATTGATACGCAGCTACAGCACCGGGGCGGCCTTCTGCCTCATCAATCTGACGAGCTTCCCCACCCACGGGACATTACGTTATTACAGCGGAAGACCGGCAAACCGGGTGAAAATCTCGGGAAAACCACAGGTTGGATACACCGTACCACGCTGCTGCGTCACGGCGTCACGCTGCTGGGCGGCGTGGAATATCACCACATTGATGATGAGGGGCTGCACATTATCCACGACCAGCAAATGCGCTGTCTGCCGGTGGATAACATCATTATCTGCGCCGGTCAGGAACCCAATCGCAAACTGTACGACCCCTTATTGGCAGCCGGATGTCACGTTCATCTGATTGGCGGGGCTGATATGGCACAGGAATTAGACGCACGCCGGGCGATCGATCAGGCTACCCGGCTGGCGTTAACACTATAA
- a CDS encoding tagaturonate reductase: MQTLNRRNFPGRQHPDRVIQFGEGNFLRAFVDWQLDLLNEHTDLDAGIVIVRPIDSDFPPALDTQDGLYTTIIRGLNEQGEAVREPRLIRSVNREINVYRQFDEYLALAHDPNIRFVFSNTTEAGISYHADDSLNDAPPVSFPAKLTRLLYERFCHFDGAADKGWVLLPCELIDYNGVALKELVLRYAAQWKLTPTFTAWLNDHNTFCSTLVDRIVTGYPRAEVEVLQQEMGYQDTFWDTAEHFYLFVIQGPQWLAEELRLNKLDLNVRIVDDIKPYKERKVAILNGAHTALVPVAFLAGLDTVGESMDDALIGKFVEKTIAEEIVPVLDLPHDELTSFAQAVLSRFRNPFIQHQLLSISLNGMTKFRTRILPQLLTYRERHGELPARLTFALAALIAFYRGERSGEGDTLQTYPLQDDAHWLERYSTLWAGVKENTVSLAELVNVVLRDADHWEQDLTQVPGLAAQVTEQLQTIVERGMRAAVEGYC, from the coding sequence ATGCAAACGTTAAATCGTCGTAACTTCCCCGGTCGTCAACACCCGGACCGTGTTATTCAGTTTGGTGAAGGCAACTTTCTGCGCGCCTTCGTCGACTGGCAGTTGGATTTGCTGAATGAGCACACCGATCTGGATGCGGGCATTGTCATTGTTCGTCCGATCGATTCCGATTTCCCGCCCGCGCTGGATACCCAGGATGGGTTGTACACCACCATTATCCGTGGTCTGAACGAGCAGGGCGAGGCCGTGCGTGAACCGCGTCTGATCCGCTCGGTAAACCGTGAAATCAACGTGTACCGTCAGTTCGATGAGTATCTGGCGCTGGCGCACGATCCAAATATTCGTTTTGTTTTCTCCAATACCACCGAAGCAGGTATCAGCTATCACGCAGACGACAGCCTGAACGATGCGCCGCCTGTCAGCTTCCCGGCGAAATTAACCCGTCTGCTGTATGAGCGCTTCTGCCATTTTGACGGCGCAGCGGATAAAGGCTGGGTGCTGTTACCGTGCGAGCTGATTGATTACAACGGCGTGGCGCTGAAAGAACTGGTGCTGCGCTATGCCGCACAGTGGAAACTGACGCCAACGTTTACCGCTTGGTTGAACGATCACAACACCTTCTGCTCGACGCTGGTGGACCGTATTGTTACGGGTTATCCACGTGCCGAAGTGGAAGTGTTACAGCAGGAAATGGGCTATCAGGATACCTTTTGGGATACGGCAGAACATTTCTACCTGTTCGTGATTCAGGGGCCACAGTGGCTGGCGGAAGAATTGCGTCTGAACAAACTGGATCTGAACGTTCGTATCGTTGATGACATCAAGCCGTATAAAGAACGTAAAGTGGCGATTCTCAACGGTGCCCATACCGCGCTGGTGCCGGTGGCATTCCTGGCGGGTCTCGATACCGTTGGCGAATCAATGGATGATGCCCTGATTGGCAAATTCGTGGAAAAGACCATTGCTGAAGAGATTGTGCCGGTATTGGATTTACCTCATGACGAACTGACGTCGTTTGCTCAGGCTGTGTTAAGCCGTTTCCGTAACCCCTTCATTCAGCACCAGCTGTTATCTATCTCGCTGAATGGCATGACCAAATTCCGCACTCGCATCCTGCCGCAGTTACTGACCTACCGTGAACGCCACGGTGAATTGCCTGCGCGTCTGACGTTTGCGCTGGCGGCCTTGATTGCATTCTATCGCGGCGAGCGCAGCGGTGAAGGCGATACGCTGCAAACCTATCCGTTGCAGGACGATGCGCACTGGCTGGAGCGTTATTCCACGCTGTGGGCCGGCGTAAAAGAGAACACCGTCAGCCTGGCTGAACTGGTGAATGTAGTACTGCGCGATGCCGATCACTGGGAACAGGATTTAACACAGGTTCCTGGCCTGGCGGCGCAGGTGACTGAACAGTTGCAAACCATCGTTGAGCGCGGCATGCGCGCAGCTGTGGAAGGTTATTGCTAA
- a CDS encoding UxaA family hydrolase: MQSIIKIHSLDNVAVALRDVEQGETVSVDSHTVTLQQPVVRGHKFALETIAPGEMITKYGLPIGHALVSIAPGEHIHSQNAKTNLSDLDEYQYQPEFIDLPPQMGDRDVQLYRRKNGDVGIRNELWILPTVGCVNGIARQIQQRFLKETNDAEGIDGVYLFSHTFGCSQLGQDHENTRTMLQNMVRHPNAGAVLVIGLGCENNQVDAFRTTLGGFDSDRVTFMVCQQQDDEVEAGLERLHTLYEAMRHDKREPGKLSELKFGLECGGSDGLSGITANPLLGRFSDYLIANGGTTVLTEVPEMFGAERILMSRCRDEATFEKTVHMVNDFKQYFIAHDQPIYENPSPGNKAGGITTLEEKSLGCTQKAGQSKVVDVLKYGERLHTPGLNLLSAPGNDAVATSALAGAGCHMVLFSTGRGTPYGGFVPTVKLATNSELAKKKPHWIDFDAGRLIHDMPMDELLSQFVELIVEIADGKRTKNEVNDFRELAIFKSGVTL; the protein is encoded by the coding sequence ATGCAAAGTATTATAAAAATTCATTCTCTGGACAATGTGGCTGTCGCCCTGCGTGATGTTGAGCAAGGCGAAACGGTGTCGGTGGATAGCCATACAGTGACACTTCAGCAACCTGTCGTGCGCGGACATAAGTTCGCGCTGGAAACCATCGCACCGGGAGAAATGATTACCAAGTATGGCCTGCCTATCGGCCATGCATTGGTGTCTATTGCTCCTGGAGAACATATTCACTCCCAGAACGCGAAAACCAACCTGAGCGATCTGGATGAATATCAGTACCAGCCTGAGTTTATCGACCTGCCGCCACAAATGGGCGACCGGGACGTACAGCTCTATCGTCGTAAAAATGGCGATGTCGGTATCCGTAATGAACTGTGGATTCTGCCAACCGTCGGTTGCGTGAACGGGATTGCTCGCCAGATCCAGCAGCGTTTCCTGAAAGAAACCAATGACGCGGAAGGTATCGACGGCGTTTATCTGTTTAGTCATACCTTCGGCTGTTCACAGCTCGGTCAGGATCACGAAAACACCCGTACGATGCTGCAAAACATGGTGCGTCACCCGAATGCAGGGGCGGTGCTGGTGATCGGTCTGGGGTGTGAGAATAATCAGGTTGATGCATTCCGCACGACGCTGGGCGGTTTTGATTCCGATCGCGTAACGTTCATGGTGTGCCAGCAGCAGGACGATGAAGTCGAAGCCGGTCTGGAACGTCTGCATACGCTGTATGAGGCGATGCGCCATGACAAACGCGAGCCGGGCAAGCTAAGCGAGCTGAAGTTTGGCCTGGAATGCGGTGGCTCTGATGGGCTGTCCGGTATTACTGCCAACCCGCTGTTAGGCCGTTTCTCCGACTATCTGATCGCCAACGGCGGCACGACTGTGCTGACCGAAGTACCGGAAATGTTCGGTGCGGAGCGTATTCTGATGAGCCGCTGCCGTGACGAAGCCACGTTTGAGAAAACCGTCCACATGGTGAACGATTTCAAACAGTACTTCATCGCGCACGACCAGCCGATTTACGAGAACCCATCGCCGGGTAACAAGGCGGGTGGGATCACTACGCTGGAAGAGAAATCACTGGGCTGTACGCAAAAAGCCGGACAGAGCAAAGTGGTGGACGTACTGAAATATGGTGAGCGCTTACATACTCCGGGGCTCAACCTACTCAGTGCGCCGGGGAATGATGCTGTCGCAACCAGCGCGCTGGCGGGTGCGGGTTGCCATATGGTGTTGTTCAGTACCGGACGCGGCACGCCTTACGGCGGATTCGTGCCTACCGTAAAACTGGCGACCAACAGCGAATTGGCGAAGAAAAAACCGCACTGGATTGATTTCGATGCGGGGCGTCTGATCCACGACATGCCGATGGACGAACTGCTGAGCCAGTTTGTCGAGCTGATTGTCGAGATTGCTGACGGCAAGCGTACGAAGAATGAAGTGAACGACTTCCGTGAATTAGCCATATTTAAGAGCGGCGTGACGTTGTAA